A segment of the Allosaccharopolyspora coralli genome:
ATGGTCGACATGGCCCACTTCGCCGGACTCGTCGCGGCCGGGCTGCACCCCAACCCCGTCCCGCACGCCCACGTGGTCACCACCACCACCCACAAAACCCTCGGCGGCCCCCGCGGCGGCGTGATCCTCTCCGCCGACCCGGAGTTGACCAAGAAGTTCAACTCCGCGGTCTTCCCCGGCCAACAGGGCGGCCCGCTCGAACACGTCATCGCAGGCAAGGCCGTCGGGTTCAAGATGGCCGCCAGCGACGAGTTCCGCGACCGCCAGACCCGCACCGTCGAAGGCGCCGGCCTCATCGCCCGCCGGTTGCAGGCCGACGACGCCACCCAGGCCGGTGTGCAACTGGTCTCCGGCGGCACCGACGTGCACCTCGTGCTCGTCGACCTGCGCCACTCCCAACTCGACGGGCAACAAGCCGAAGACCGGCTCCACGAGATCGGCATCACCGTCAACCGCAACGCCGTGCCCAACGACCCCCGGCCCCCGATGGTCACCTCCGGGCTCCGCATCGGCACCTCGGCGCTGGCCACCCGCGGATTCGGCAAGACCGAGTTCACCGAAGTCGCCGACATCATCGCCGAAGCACTCCAACCCACCTTCGACGACACCCGCAGCAAATCGCTGCGCGCGCGCGTCGAAAAGCTCGCCGCCGACAAGCCGCTCTACCCCAACCTCTGAGGGAGGCCACCCGATGACCGAGCATCCCCCGGAACTGCCGCAGCACCCGGATTTCCTGTGGCACTCCCCGGAACCGAAGCGCACCTACGACGTCGTGATCGTCGGTGGTGGCGGGCACGGGCTCGCTACTGCCTACTACCTCGCGACCAACCACGGCATCACCGACATCGCCGTGCTCGAGAAGGGCTGGCTGGCGGGCGGGAACATGGCCCGCAACACGACGATCATCCGCTCCAACTACCTCTGGGACGACAGCGCGGGACTCTACGAGCACGCGCTGAAACTCTGGGAAGGGCTCGAGGACGAGCTGGATTACCCGCTGCTGTTCAGTCAGCGCGGTGTACTCAACCTCGCGCACTCCCTGCAGGACGTCCGGGACTCCGTGCGCCGGGTCGAAGCGAACAAACTCAACGGCATCGACGCCGAGTGGCTGAATCCGGACGAGGTCAGCGAGGTCTGCCCGATCCTCAACACCTCACCCGAACTGCGCTATCCGGTGCACGGCGCGACTTACCAGCCACGCGCCGGTATCGCCAAGCACGACCACGTCGCGTGGGGTCTCGCCCGCGCGCTGGACAGGATGGGTGTGCACCTCATTCAGGACTGCGAGGTCACGAGTGTCGAGGTGGCGGGCAGCAAGGTCTGCGGTGTCCAGACGACACGGGGACCGATCGCCGCGGGCAAGGTCGCGCTCGCGGCGGCGGGGAGCACCTCCACGGTGACCGACACTCTCGGACTCGACCTCCCGCTGCAGAGCCACCCGCTGCAGGCGCTGGTCTCCGAACTCTTCGAACCGGTACACCCGACGGTCGTGATGTCCAACGCGGTGCACGTCTACGTTTCCCAGGCCCACAAAGGCGAACTCGTACTCGGGGCGGGGATCGACTCGTACAACTCCTACGCCCAGCGCGGCTCGTTCCACACCATCGAACGACAGATGCAGGCGGCGGTGGAGTTGTTCCCGATCTTCTCCCGCGCGCACGTGCTCCGCACCTGGGCGGGCACGGTGGACGTCACCCCCGACGCCTCCGCGATCATGGGACTGACGCCCTTCGACGGCCTCTACATCAACTGCGGCTGGGGCACCGGTGGTTTCAAAGCCACCCCCGGCGTCGGCTGGTGCTACGCGCACACGATCGCCCACGACGAACCGCACCCGCTCAACGCCCCGTTCTCCCTCGACCGCTTCACCACCGGAGCGCTCGTCGACGAACACGGCGCCGCGGGCGTCGCCCACTGACCACACCGAGGACGTGACGCTGATGATGTTGATTCCGTGCCCGTGGTGCGGGCCCCGTGACGAGACCGAGTTCCACTACGGCGGCCAGGCGAACGTCGCCTACCCCGCCGATCCGCAGGAGCTCTCCGACGAACAGTGGGCCCGATTCCTGTTCCACCGGGCCAACCCGAAGGGTGAGTTCACCGAACGCTGGTGCCACACGGCCGGATGCCGGCGATGGTTCGCCGTCCGGCGCGACACGGCGACCAACACGGTCCTGCACCACACCTCACAGGATCCGAAGGCGGTGGCCCCATGAGCAACGAGTTCCGGCTCGCCGACGGCGGGCACATCGACCGCGACCGTCCGATCGACTTCCACTTCGACGGTCGGCGGTTGTCCGGGTACGCCGGAGACACACTGGCTTCGGCCCTGCTGGCCAACGGGGTTCACCGGGTCGGCTCGAGCATCAAGTACCGGCGTCCTCGCGGGATCGTCAGCGCAGGCGTCGAGGAACCCAACGCGCTCGTACAGGTGGACGAGCCCTACGCCGAGCCGATGCTCACGGCTACCACGGTCCCGCTCGAAGAGGGCCTGCGGGCCAGGAGCCTCCCGGGACGGGGTGAACTCGTCGACGCCGGCGACACCGCACGCAACGACGCCATGCACGCGCACTGCGACGTGCTCGTCGTCGGGGGTGGACCGGCGGGCCTGGCGGCGGCCGACGCAGCGGCCAGCAGCGGAGCCCGTGTGATGCTCGCGGACAGCGACACCCGGCTCGGCGGCACCCTGTCCGGACGGCAGGAGAACATCGACGGCCTCCCTGCCTCGTGCTGGGTCGACCGCACGACCCGGTACCTCGAGAACCAGGACGAGGTCCGGCTGCTTCGTCGCACCACCGTGTTCGGCTACTACGACGACAACTACGTGATGGCCGTCGAGCACCGCGGGCACGGCTCGCAACGCATCTGGCGCATCCGTGCCAAGGAGGTCGTGCTGGCGACCGGATCCCACGAACGTCCAGTCGTGTTCTCCGGCAACGACCGTCCGGGCGTCATGCTCGCCGGTGCCGCCGAGACCTACCTGCACCGGTACGCGGTCCTGCCGGGTCGACGGGCCGTGATCTTCACGACGAACGACAGCGCCTACGCCGCCGCGGTGAACCTGCACGACGCGGGAGTGGACGTCGCCGCCATAGTGGACGCACGCGACGTCGTGTCCACCTACTGGGCTTCGCTGTGTATCGAACGCGGGATCCCGATCCACAGCCACGCCGCCGTCGTGAGTACCTCCGGCCCGAGCAGGGTGACCCACGCCCATCTGTCCACATTGGCGTCGGATCAGGACCGGTTGCCCGGAGTACGCAAGGTCGTCACCTGTGACCTCCTGCTGGTCTCCGGAGGATGGACGCCCGCGGTCCACCTGCACAGCCAGGCAGGCGGCGGGTTGCGTCAGGACGAGTCCGTCGGAGCCTTCCTGCCGGACGGCGCGCGGCAACGGGTGCGTTCCGCCGGTGCCTGCGCGGGCACGCTCACCACGGGCGAATGCCTGCGTTACGGGGCACAAGCGGGAGCCGACGCCTCGATCGCGCTCGGGTTCGTCCCCGAACCGCAGGTCCGCCCGACCGCCGAACGGGTACCGGTCCTCGCCGGCACGAACCTCACGTTCGTGCCCAGTTCCAGCGACACCGAGGGCACCACGCAGTTCGTCGATCTCACCAGAGATGCGACGGTCGCCGACGTCCGCCGCGCGACGGGTGCGGGCCTGACCTCGGTGGAGCACGTCAAGCGTTACACCACGATCGGAACCGGCCACGAGCAGGGCAAGACCTCGGGAATCGTGTCCACGGGCGTCATCGCCGCGCTCAACGGGCAACATCCGGCAGAGCTCGGGACGACGACGTTCCGCGCACCGTTCACCCCCGTCAGCTTCGCCGCACTCGCCGGCCAGGAGCGTGGCGATCTCTACGACCCGGTCCGTGTGACCGCACTGCACGACTGGCACGTCGCCCAGGGTGCCGAGTTCGAGAACGTGGGTCAGTGGAAGCGCCCGTGGTACTACCCGCGTTCGGGCGAGGACATGGAGACCGCGGTGCTGCGGGAGTGCCGTGCCGCACGCGAGGGCGTCGCGATCCAGGACGTGTCCACCTTGGGCAAGATCGACGTCCAGGGACCGGACGCGGCCGAGTTCCTGGACCGCGTTTACACCAACAAGATCTCCACCCTCAAACCCGGCCGGATCCGGTACGCGGTGATGTGTGGTTCCGACGGCATGGTCTTCGACGACGGCACCGTGCTGTGCGCGGGCGAGGGACGCTACCTGATCACCACCACCACGGGCGGCGCCGCCGGAGTCTTGGACTGGCTCGAGGACTGGCTGCAGACCGAGTGGACGGACTTGCGCGTCCACCTGACGTCGGTCACCGAACAGTGGGCGACGATCGCACTCGTCGGGCCGCAGGCACGGGACGTGCTCGGCCGGGTCAGCACGATCGACTTGGACAACGACACCTTCCCGTTCATGTCGTGGGTCGACGGTCCGGTCGCCGGGCGCCGTGCCCGAGTCTGCCGGATCAGTTTCTCCGGCGAGCTGGCATACGAGATCAACGTGCCCTGGTGGCACGGTCGCGAAATCTGGGAGGCCCTGTTCGACGCCGGTCGCCCGGAGTCCATCACGCCGTACGGCACCGAGACGATGCATGTGCTGCGAGCCGAGAAGGGCTTTCCCATCGTCGGTCAGGACACCGACGGCACCATCACCCCGTACGACCTCGGGATGAACTGGGCCGTGTCGAAGAGCAAGCACGACTTCCTCGGCAAGCGTTCCTTCGACCGGCAGGACACCCGACGGACGGACCGCAAGCAGCTCGTCGGCATCCTTCCCGAGGATCCGGAGCTCGTCCTCTCGGAAGGCGCGCAACTGGTCGAGACCCAGGACCTGCCGGAACCTCCCGTTCCCATGCTGGGCCACGTCACGTCCAGTTACCGGAGCGCGACGCTGGGCCGTGGCTTTTCGTTGGCGTTGGTCCACAACGGACACCATCGGCACGGGGACACGATCTACAGCCCCCTCGGCGGCGAACTCGTCCCGGTCACGATCACCGAGACGGTCTTCTACGACAAGCAAGGAGCGCGACGTGATGGCTGACACCTACGGCGAGAGCCCCCTCGTTGCCCGAGCCGACACGCTCGTCGCGGCGGCGGACCCTGGTGCGGTTCGCTTGCGTGAGCTCCCGTTCCGTGCCCAGGTCAACCTCCGTGTCGACCCCAAGAGTCCGGCCGCGGAGCGGATCGGCACGGCGATCGGCGTCATGTTGCCGAACCAGGGCGGTGAGGTCGCCACGAACAACGACCTCACCGTGCTCTGGCTGGGTCCGGACGAATGGCTGGTCCTCGGCCCCGACCACGACACCGACCGCATCCTCACTCTGCTGCGGGACGCGTTGGACGACGACTTCGGCTCCGTGACCGACGTTTCCGCGCACCGGACGGTCATCGACATCTCGGGGCCGCGCACCCGGGAACTACTCGCGAAGGGATGTTCGCTCGACCTGCATCCCCGGGTGTTCGGTGCGCACCAGTGCGCACAGACGTTGCTGGGACGAGCGCAGGTCGTCCTGCTCTGCTGGGACGAGCAGCGGCCGCACTACTGGCTTTTCGTCCGCGCGTCCTTCGCTCGCCACGTCGTCGACTGGCTCAACGACGCCTGCCTGGAATATCGAGGGGGTTGGCCATGACGGTCAGTGTGTTCGATCTGTTCTCGGTGGGCATCGGGCCGTCGAGCTCGCACACGGTCGGCCCGATGAGGGCGGCGAACCGATTCGTCACGAGAGTGCGCGAATCCGGGGTCCTGGCAAACGTCCACGGAGTCCGAGTCGAGCTTTTCGGCTCGCTCGGCGCCACCGGACGAGGGCACGGCAGTCCGGATGCGGTCCTGCTCGGGCTGGAGGGCCATGCCCCGGAGTCCGTTCAGCCGGGGTCGGTGCAAGAACGGCTCGTCGAGATCCGTACCGAGGGAACCCTTCGCCTGGGCGGGACCCACCCGATCCCCTATGTCGTCGAGCGCGACCTGATCCTGCATCGGCGCAAGACACTCTCGGCGCATCCCAACGGAATGCGGTTCAGTGCCACGGATGCCTCCGGCGCCGAACTGTGCACCGTCGACTACTACTCGGTCGGTGGCGGATTCGTCCTCGACGACTCCACGAGCACGATCCAACCGGACGACACGCAGGTGCCGAAGCCGTTCACGAACGCCTCGGAGCTGTTGTCCCACTCCGTCGAATCCGGAGAGTCGATCTCCGGTGTCATGCACGCCAACGAGTTGACCCGGCGCAGTGCGGACGCGATCCACGAACAGCTGCTGCAGTTGTGGCGGGTCATGGCCGAATGCGTGGCCAACGGCCGTTCCAACACGGGGAATCTGCCGGGTGGCATGCAGGTCCGACGTCGAGCGGCCGACCTCTCGGCGAAGCTGTCCCCGACCGACGACCCGATGGAGTGGGTCACGCTCTACGCTCTGGCCGTCAACGAGGAGAACGCCGCCGGTGGGCGCGTCGTCACCGCTCCGACGAACGGCGCGGCCGGAATCGTGCCCGCGGTACTGCACTACTACGTCCGGCACACCTCGGCGCCGACCGACGAGGGCATCGTCCGGTTCCTGCTCACCGCCGGTGCGATCGGCGCACTGTTCAAGGAGAACGCGTCGATCTCGGGCGCGGAGGTCGGGTGTCAGGGTGAGGTCGGCTCGGCGTGCTCGATGGCCGCAGCCGGACTCACCGAGGTGCTCGGTGGCAGCCCCACCCAGGTCGAGAACGCGGCCGAGATCGGCCTCGAGCACAACCTCGGGCTCACGTGCGACCCGATCGGCGGTCTCGTGCAGATCCCGTGCATCGAACGCAATGCCGTCGCGTCGGTCAAAGCCGTCACCGCGGCCCGGATGGCCCTGCGTGGAGACGGCAACCACTATGTCTCGCTGGACAAAGCCATCAAGACGATGCGCGACACCGGACGTGACATGAAAACCAAGTACAAGGAGACCGCACGCGGCGGTCTCGCGGTCAACGTCATCGAATGCTGATCATCGCCCCGCTCCGCCCGACACGCGTCCCCGCGGGAGACACCCTTGGCGAACCTGGTCACCCTGAACCTGCACTGCGGGCAGCAGCCTGGAATCGTCCATGCCGTCAGCGAGTTCCTCTACCAGCGACACTGTGACATCGTCGAACACCAGCAGTTCGACGACGTCACGCGGGGCCAGCTGTTCATGCGTACCGCGTTCCACGCCGGCCCCGGGTACGACGGAACCTCATTGCACGCGGATTTCGACACGGTGGCCGCGAAGTTCGGGATGTCGTTCGAGCTGACCGACAGCCGGCCGCGCCGCGTGGTCGTCATGGTCTCGAAGCTCGGGCACTGCCTCAACGATCTGATTTTCCGCTGGCGCGCGGGCAATCTCGGCGCCGAGATCGTCGCCGTCGTCTCCAACCACGACACCCTCCGTCCGATGGCGGAGGCGGCGGACCTTCCGTTCTTCCACGTGCCGGTCACCCCCGGTGACAAACCGGAAGCCGAAGCCGAACTGCTGCGCCTCGTCGACGAGTACGACACCGACCTCGTCGTACTCGCCCGCTACATGCAGGTCCTCTCCGACGACCTCTGCCGAGTCCTGCGCGGACGAGCCATCAACATCCACCACTCGTTCCTCCCTGGGTTCAAGGGAGCCAAGCCGTACCACCAGGCCTTCGATCGTGGGGTGAAGCTCGTCGGCGCCACCGCGCACTACGTGACACCGGATCTCGACGAAGGACCGATCATCGAACAGGAGGTCATCCGCATCGACCACACCCTCGACCCGCCGCGATTGTCGAACGTGGGGCAGGACGCCGAATCCGTGGCATTGGCCCGGGCCGTGCGTTGGCACTGCGAACAGCGCGTGATGCTCAACGGCACAGGCACGGTCGTCTTCACCTGACCGCGGCCCGCAATCCGCCTACCCGACTAACGACGGTCGTCTTCCTTGTGTGGGGGAAGATTCTCGTTCCCGTGGTCCACGGTCGCCTGCTCGGGCGCGGGGTCGACGCGCCGAGCCGTGCCGCTGTCGGCGGCCGCCTGCTCCGCACTCGCGGACGGCTTCCGTCCCTGAACGCCGCGTTCGTCGTCCCGGGCAGCGACGGCCTTCGTCGAACCGGTCGCGCCGACACCGGCTTTGCTTTTCGCCTCACGCCCCCGGGCGGCGGCCGCGCGCGCTGCCCTGCGAGAGTCGCGCACGCCGACGGCGACGGCCACCGCCAGTCGGACCACGTAGAGCACGGCGCTGACGGCGAACAGGACAACGCTGATCCACACCCAGCGCTGGAGGTACGGTTCGGTGGTCATGCCCGTCGCCGTCACATAGGCCGACTCCCCCTGCCCTGTGATCACGGGGAGGAAGACCAGCAACAACAGGCCACTGCCGAGGGCGGGCACGCGGAGGTGGTTGATCGCCGGAACTCGCGGCTCGTGCCTGCGAGTCAGTCGGCGTCGCGCCCAGCGCCCCACGAGCAACGAGCGGTCCGCCAACGCGTAGAGCGGAAACAGGAGGAGATCGTGGACCACGAGCGCGCCGACGAACCAGATCAGCATCCGGGTGGCCATCGACTCGGTCGAGACGAAGCTGACCGCGTATCCGGCGAGCGCGGCGCCGGCGAGTACGACGAGCAGGTGCAGCGGATTCGCACCGTAGAACCGGCGCCAACCGGAGAGCGTCGTGCTGAGGAGGCGAGCCATCAGGCGCTCCGGAAGTCGATCGAGGCGACCCACTTGGTGTTGTGCACGCCGGGCAGCGCCGGAACGATCACGCGTGCCGGAAAGCCGTGATCCAGCGACAGGTCGACGCCGTTGACCTGGAGTGCGAGCAGGGAGTCGGGATGCAGCACCTGATTGGCCTGCAGCGTCGCGCTGTTGAACGCGCCCGCTTGCTCGACGGACTGCACGAAGGCGTTCGCCGGGGAAGCCACGCTGGCGCGCTCGGCGAGGTCCCGCAGCCGAACTCCCGTCCACGTCTGCGTCGTGGACCATCCCTCGACACAGGCGATCGGCAGCACGGCCGTGTGCTGCGGCATGGCCGCCAGATCCGGCTTACCGATCTCGACATCCTCGGCGCCCCCGGTCAAGCGCAGCACCCAGTCGTCGCCGATGTCCGGTGCGATCCCCGCTGCCGACGCGGTGCGGTTGACCTGGAAGTCGTTCGGGCCGTCACCGTAGGAACGCCCGCGCGGAGCCAGTAGTCCCACCGGTCGTAACGCGTCCACGGTCTGCGCGAGGCCGAGCAGTCCGAGCAGCGCGGCTCCCCCACCGACCACGCTCAGCGCACCACGTCGGCTGATCGTCGGTTCCGCCGGGTGCTGCGGTGCCAGGCCGTGTTCGTCCGGCGGCTCGGGCTCGGTGCGACGCAGCGGCGTGCGCATCTCGGTTCGCATCGAGCGCGACCGCAGTGCCCGGATCATCGTCGGCAACTTGATCGCGACGTGGACGACGAACCCGGCGATGAACACCCACGCACCCCAGTAGTGCGCCGTGTAGAAACTGAAGCCGAAGATGTAGTCGTACTGGATGTTGAGTACGCCGGTGACGATCTCGAACAGGATGCCGCCGACGAGCGCCAGCAACGACAGCCGTTCGAGTAGCTGAGCGAGGCTGCGCGCGGGCGGCCAGGTGAACAGCTTCGGCAGCACCGACCACAACTTGGCCAGCACCACCGGAATCAGGGCGAGCCCGAGGACGACGTGCACCCCCTGGTTGAGCCGGAACAGCCAGGCGGGCTCCGTCGGCCATTCGAACGGAGGCAGCCGCAGGTAGCCGACCTCGGCGGGCATCGCCTGACCGAACTGCGGCCCGTAGGCGGACCACGACGCCAGTCCGGTGAGCGTGACGATCGGCAGCCCCACCAGGAGCACGACGGCGAACACCGACGTGAGCCAGGTGCCGCGCAGCGGGCTGCGGAAGGTGCGGGGTGAGAACGGTGGCACCGGCGGACGGAGACGCGCCAGCGTTCGCCACAGCACCTTGGGGAACCCGTACTCCGATGGCGCCTGCGGACTGTCGTCGTTCTCGGCAGGGCGCTGGTCGACGGTCGAGGTTCGGTCGCGGCGTACCACTGGGGAAACCGTACCAACAGGGACCGGAAACCTTCTCGTGTGTGCGCCGGCGTGGAGTTCGGGCGCGCGAACGCCGTCGTGCCGCCGCAGGCTCTGTGGCGGCACGACGGACCGACACCAGTACACGGTTCCGGTCGGCGTCGATGGCTCAGTCGTGACGGGCCGGACCACCGCGGTGCAGGCGTGGGACGTCCCATTGGTCTCTCAGAGTGCATTTGGGTACCGGACCACCGACCTCAGTTCCACAACGCCCTCTCACTGGGAGGCCGCCGGGTGGGAAATCCCGCCACGACCACCGCCAACGAACTCCGCGCCGTCGTCGACGAGGTCGCGGGCACGACGGTTCCGATCGAGAACACCGTCGCGCAGGGCACGCGGCGCGCGCTTTGGTGGACCTCACCACCTCCGGCGTGCTCGACGTCGGCAACCGCGGCCGCGGTGGATTCACGGAAGCCCTCCCGGTCGGCCGTACACCGGTACCGCGACGACACCGCCCGAGACGATAGCGTGACGCGATCCGGAGGAGGGTGCGGTCCACCACGTCCTGGTTCGCACCGACCCGTACCGGATGCCGTGACGAATACCGAGCGTGAACGACGACCCGCGAGACAGAGGAGCAGCATGCGCGTCTTGATCACCGGTGGAGCAGGCTTCATCGGTTCCCACATCGCCGATCTGGCCGCCGAGGCCGGGCACGAGGTGCGGGTGCTCGACTGCCTGCTGCCCACGGCGCACGGGCAGGGCCCGCCGCCGCATCTCGACGCGCACGAGTGGGTGCGGGCCGACGTGGGCGACGGTGAGGCGGTTCGGAGCGCACTGTCCGGTGTGGACGTCGTGTGTCACCAAGCCGCGATGGTGGGCCTGGAGACCGGCACCGCCGACATGCCCGAGTACGTCGCCCACAACGATCTCGGTACGGCCCGCCTGCTCGCGGTCATGGCCGAAGAGAACGTCCGCCATCTGGTGCTGGCGAGTTCGATGGTCATCTACGGCGAAGGTCGCTACACCTGCCCCGAACACGGGACCGTTCGCCCGGGGCCCCGTGATCGCCAGGACCTCGAGGCGGGGGTGTTCGAGCCCCGCTGTCCCGATTGCGGCGAACTTCTGCAACCCGGCCTCGTGGGCGAAGACGCCCCGGTCGATCCGCGCAACACCTACGCGACGACCAAGCTCACCCAGGAACACCTCGCGGCGAGCTGGGCCCGGCACACCGGCGGCTCGGTCGCGGCGTTGCGTTACCACAACGTGTACGGGCCGCGGATGCCGCGCGACACCCCGTACGCGGGCGTGGGCTCGCTGTTCCGCTCCGCACTGGCGAACGGGCAGGCGCCCCGGGTGTTCGAGGACGGCGCGCAACGCCGGGACTTCGTCCACGTGCACGACATCGCTCGCGCCAACCTCGCCGCGATGGAACAGCAGGCTTCGCCGGAGTTCCGTGCCTACAACGTCTGTTCCGGGCAACCGCGCACCATCGCGGACATGGCGCGGGAACTCGCCGTGACCTCCGGCGGTCCGGAACCCGTGGTCACCGGTCAGTACCGGCTGGGCGACGTCCGGCACATCGTGGCCGACCCGCAACGCGCCCGTGCCGAGCTCGGGTTCACCGCGAAGGTGGACTTCGCGGACGGTATGCGCGAATTCGGCAGCGCCGAACTCCGCGCCTGACCCGGCCTGTCACGCGGTGCGGGGTGGTCGGCGTAGGTGGTTGTGTGGCGGAACCTCACCTCGCGGGCGGCCGGTCTGCGTAGGCGGAGAGGAATCCGTCGGCGCAATCTGCCTGACCCCGGCTCAGAGGGCGTCGTCTCCACTGAGAGTGCATCGGGGAACTGGCATGTGTGCCCGTAGGGCACGCCTCAGAGTGCATTGGGGAACTGGCCTCGGTGCCCGTAGGGCACGGTCATACCCAGCCGCGGCAGGGTGAGGGGCTCCGGCGATCGGAGTTCGTGCCTTGCAAGGCAGGGGTTTTCGCCGCGTACGGCGTGGTACTCAAGAGGACCCCAACACAGCGAGGCGCGAACTGGGGCGGCGGTACCGGACCACCGACCTCAGTTCCCGAATACGTTCCGAATCACGCCGATTCGGCGGTGCACGCGCTGATCGCGTCGGCGAAGTGGGAGCGCGGCACGTGCGCGGCGACCTCGATCGCATCGTCCATGGTGTCGACGTCGCGCAGCCGCGGGAGCAGCTCCACGCTCAATCCCGCCGCCCGCAGGGCTTGCAGAGTGCGTTCACCGGTGTCCTCAGAGGACATCGGCACCTCGTGCAAGACCCGCGCGTGGCGTGGATCCCGGAGCCCGAGCGCCCACCAGCCGCCGTCCTCGGCGAGCCCGAGCACGGCGTCCGGACCGCCCTGCCGGTGCAGCGGCTCGGTGCTGTCGGTGAGCACGCGGGCCGTAGCCTGCGGAGTGTCCATGCCGATCTGCAGTACCGGCAGGGTGCTGGCCTCGGCGACGTCGGAGTGCGCGGCGGCGAGCCGCTCGCCGAGACCGTCGCCCCGTTGGGCCAGCAGCGTCACCTCCGCCAATGCCCGCTCGATCTCGGCACTGC
Coding sequences within it:
- a CDS encoding sarcosine oxidase subunit gamma, producing the protein MADTYGESPLVARADTLVAAADPGAVRLRELPFRAQVNLRVDPKSPAAERIGTAIGVMLPNQGGEVATNNDLTVLWLGPDEWLVLGPDHDTDRILTLLRDALDDDFGSVTDVSAHRTVIDISGPRTRELLAKGCSLDLHPRVFGAHQCAQTLLGRAQVVLLCWDEQRPHYWLFVRASFARHVVDWLNDACLEYRGGWP
- a CDS encoding 2Fe-2S iron-sulfur cluster-binding protein → MSNEFRLADGGHIDRDRPIDFHFDGRRLSGYAGDTLASALLANGVHRVGSSIKYRRPRGIVSAGVEEPNALVQVDEPYAEPMLTATTVPLEEGLRARSLPGRGELVDAGDTARNDAMHAHCDVLVVGGGPAGLAAADAAASSGARVMLADSDTRLGGTLSGRQENIDGLPASCWVDRTTRYLENQDEVRLLRRTTVFGYYDDNYVMAVEHRGHGSQRIWRIRAKEVVLATGSHERPVVFSGNDRPGVMLAGAAETYLHRYAVLPGRRAVIFTTNDSAYAAAVNLHDAGVDVAAIVDARDVVSTYWASLCIERGIPIHSHAAVVSTSGPSRVTHAHLSTLASDQDRLPGVRKVVTCDLLLVSGGWTPAVHLHSQAGGGLRQDESVGAFLPDGARQRVRSAGACAGTLTTGECLRYGAQAGADASIALGFVPEPQVRPTAERVPVLAGTNLTFVPSSSDTEGTTQFVDLTRDATVADVRRATGAGLTSVEHVKRYTTIGTGHEQGKTSGIVSTGVIAALNGQHPAELGTTTFRAPFTPVSFAALAGQERGDLYDPVRVTALHDWHVAQGAEFENVGQWKRPWYYPRSGEDMETAVLRECRAAREGVAIQDVSTLGKIDVQGPDAAEFLDRVYTNKISTLKPGRIRYAVMCGSDGMVFDDGTVLCAGEGRYLITTTTGGAAGVLDWLEDWLQTEWTDLRVHLTSVTEQWATIALVGPQARDVLGRVSTIDLDNDTFPFMSWVDGPVAGRRARVCRISFSGELAYEINVPWWHGREIWEALFDAGRPESITPYGTETMHVLRAEKGFPIVGQDTDGTITPYDLGMNWAVSKSKHDFLGKRSFDRQDTRRTDRKQLVGILPEDPELVLSEGAQLVETQDLPEPPVPMLGHVTSSYRSATLGRGFSLALVHNGHHRHGDTIYSPLGGELVPVTITETVFYDKQGARRDG
- a CDS encoding sarcosine oxidase subunit delta, which produces MMLIPCPWCGPRDETEFHYGGQANVAYPADPQELSDEQWARFLFHRANPKGEFTERWCHTAGCRRWFAVRRDTATNTVLHHTSQDPKAVAP
- a CDS encoding L-serine ammonia-lyase gives rise to the protein MTVSVFDLFSVGIGPSSSHTVGPMRAANRFVTRVRESGVLANVHGVRVELFGSLGATGRGHGSPDAVLLGLEGHAPESVQPGSVQERLVEIRTEGTLRLGGTHPIPYVVERDLILHRRKTLSAHPNGMRFSATDASGAELCTVDYYSVGGGFVLDDSTSTIQPDDTQVPKPFTNASELLSHSVESGESISGVMHANELTRRSADAIHEQLLQLWRVMAECVANGRSNTGNLPGGMQVRRRAADLSAKLSPTDDPMEWVTLYALAVNEENAAGGRVVTAPTNGAAGIVPAVLHYYVRHTSAPTDEGIVRFLLTAGAIGALFKENASISGAEVGCQGEVGSACSMAAAGLTEVLGGSPTQVENAAEIGLEHNLGLTCDPIGGLVQIPCIERNAVASVKAVTAARMALRGDGNHYVSLDKAIKTMRDTGRDMKTKYKETARGGLAVNVIEC
- the glyA gene encoding serine hydroxymethyltransferase, producing MTRTDQEFFNSRLADADPEVAAAVDAELRRQQTTLEMIASENFAPQSVLEAQGSALTNKYAEGYPGRRYYGGCEHVDVVEQLALDRVKDLFGAAYANVQPHSGAQANAAAMFALLKPGDTIMGLDLAHGGHLTHGMRINFSGKLYNVVPYHVSETDHRVDMDEVARLARENKPQMIVAGWSAYPRHLDFAAFRAIADEVGAYLMVDMAHFAGLVAAGLHPNPVPHAHVVTTTTHKTLGGPRGGVILSADPELTKKFNSAVFPGQQGGPLEHVIAGKAVGFKMAASDEFRDRQTRTVEGAGLIARRLQADDATQAGVQLVSGGTDVHLVLVDLRHSQLDGQQAEDRLHEIGITVNRNAVPNDPRPPMVTSGLRIGTSALATRGFGKTEFTEVADIIAEALQPTFDDTRSKSLRARVEKLAADKPLYPNL
- a CDS encoding sarcosine oxidase subunit beta family protein translates to MTEHPPELPQHPDFLWHSPEPKRTYDVVIVGGGGHGLATAYYLATNHGITDIAVLEKGWLAGGNMARNTTIIRSNYLWDDSAGLYEHALKLWEGLEDELDYPLLFSQRGVLNLAHSLQDVRDSVRRVEANKLNGIDAEWLNPDEVSEVCPILNTSPELRYPVHGATYQPRAGIAKHDHVAWGLARALDRMGVHLIQDCEVTSVEVAGSKVCGVQTTRGPIAAGKVALAAAGSTSTVTDTLGLDLPLQSHPLQALVSELFEPVHPTVVMSNAVHVYVSQAHKGELVLGAGIDSYNSYAQRGSFHTIERQMQAAVELFPIFSRAHVLRTWAGTVDVTPDASAIMGLTPFDGLYINCGWGTGGFKATPGVGWCYAHTIAHDEPHPLNAPFSLDRFTTGALVDEHGAAGVAH
- the purU gene encoding formyltetrahydrofolate deformylase gives rise to the protein MANLVTLNLHCGQQPGIVHAVSEFLYQRHCDIVEHQQFDDVTRGQLFMRTAFHAGPGYDGTSLHADFDTVAAKFGMSFELTDSRPRRVVVMVSKLGHCLNDLIFRWRAGNLGAEIVAVVSNHDTLRPMAEAADLPFFHVPVTPGDKPEAEAELLRLVDEYDTDLVVLARYMQVLSDDLCRVLRGRAINIHHSFLPGFKGAKPYHQAFDRGVKLVGATAHYVTPDLDEGPIIEQEVIRIDHTLDPPRLSNVGQDAESVALARAVRWHCEQRVMLNGTGTVVFT